One Gossypium hirsutum isolate 1008001.06 chromosome A08, Gossypium_hirsutum_v2.1, whole genome shotgun sequence genomic window, TGCAACATAGATTCATCCATTAGAGATAGATACGCAAATGAAGGAAGGCATCTGTTGAAGCAAACTTGAGcacatcaaaatattttatatgtttatagaATTGTAAACAAGGTATGTTCTAAATGCAAAAACAGGTGGGATAACAAAATCGAGACGtggaattttcaaattttcacctGTTGCTCACGTTCATGAAGCACCTTCTCTTCTACCAATCGCCGTTGAAAAGCAGCTTCAATCAAGGGGGCTGCTTCCTCTCTCTTTGCCCTTTCTAGATGGTCCATTGTTTTGGCAACCTTTTGTAGTCTCTTCTCCTGTTCCTGCCTCTCCTTGAGCTGCTCACTCAAAGCCCGCTCGATCAAGGTTTGCTTTGTTAATTTCTCATTGAGGCACCCATTCATAGTCAAAAACCAAATTCAATATGAATAAAAGAACTTGATTGGATGAAAAAAATGGCCACTTACCCCATCCAAAATTGGCTTCTTTTTCCCCCTTTTCAAATGCTTTTCAGTTTCCTGTAGTAGTGCCTGTGCTTCTTCAAGCTCTCGCTCCTCTATTTCCTTACGAATTCTTTCAGCTCGTTGTTGCTCAAACATAGCAGCAAGCCTCTTCTTTTCTGCTTCTTCAGTTTTCTTCAGCAAATTCTGCCTCTTTGACTCCTCCTCACGTtcctaacatatcaaaacaaacaAAAGCATGGGCACAAGTTTATGAAATTTCTGTTATTTTGCTAAATAATGAAACCTCATGTTTTAAATGGGGATACCATTTCCAATAGTTGACGCTCTTGTTCTTCCTTTATTTTCTCAATGATTGATTTCCGTGCAAGAAGTCTTTTGTGTTCCTTGTCTACAATTTCCCCTAACCCTGGTAAAACTTCACCCAGCTTTGATGCTTTCTTCGGAGTGGGGTATATCATTGCTCTTGCTTTATTCAAAGACTCAGCAAGAACAGCCAAGTGATCTTGAAGCTTGTCAGATTCAAGACCCTGAAAAGGACAgcataatgaaaaagaaatatattatcgTCTGCCATACAGAGGCCTTTAAGAAATGTGAACAGAATGCATAAATCCTAGAAATATCCAACAAAGAAATAAGCATAAACAGCCAAAAATCCTAACTTACCATATTACCAAACAGCACAGCACCTTTCATGTGGTCAACTTTCATGGCTATGAAATTATGTTTCACAGCATCAACAGAAATCTTTTCAACCatagaaaattcaaaaaagggGATCATCTGAGACAGACTCTCAATTTTCATTGTCTGGTAAAGTTGGGAAACCTGGAGACGCAAGTAAATCAAGCATAAACACAAGAACACACATGCTTAAGCTTATcacaagtaaaaaataaaaaagaacaatgaaaagaaaattaacaAAAAACAGAAACAGACCTGCTTAAGCAATCTGAGGGTAGCAAGCCTTTCAAGAGAAGGAACATATTGAGAGAGTTGAACTTCGGCAACAGATGAAGCTGAAGTCAGCTTCCCACCCAGTTTTGATATTTTCATCAACAAAGGATGTATCTTAGATGCAACATCAAGAGGGAGAAATCATTTTCTAAAAGATGGTAAAGATCTTTCACTTCTTGAGTTGCACAACTAAGTACACCTTTGGatacctaaataaaaaggaaataacaaAAAGCAGTTGGTCAAGACTCTAAAGACATTAAAAATTCTAGTCACATAAATGTAGAGCCAGTACTATTTGGTATCCCTCCCATACAACtgagaagagagagagagagagagagagagagagagagagaactcAAGTCTAACTTACAAATATGCAAAGACTTATTTCTTTATCTTAATGAACATAGCAAAGAGAAACCATCACTTCATGAATACAATGATTCAGGACCAAAAAGATATCCAGGAATAAAGCAGATTTTTAAGGCTATGATAACCTAGATAAAGAGTTAAGCCTATATAGCAATTGATTATTCGCCTTAAACAATGGAGAAATTATGTGATGTAGCCAAACCCAAATAGTTTGTGATTAGCGGCCCTAGTTGGTTAAGTTCCACCATATTAAAATTGATTTGAGAAATGCCATTGTTAAGAGTACTTAGACATCAACAATCAGTAATTGACAACATTACCATCCATAATCTTGCTTCTTTTTTAAAGGCTATTTGAACAAtttaaactttgaaaattcatgAGAAACAAGCCATCAAAAAAAAAGTAACATGCagagaaaagaagaaacaaagcaaAAAGAACTCATAAAATTTAAGCATACCAGCTCTGCAAGAACTGCTGACCTTGACAACTGTAAGAAACACAATGTCAGAGTTGGTTAAcatcaagaaaaacaaaagtaCATCAAATGAAAATACAACATACCACTTCTCTGTTCTCAAGTTTAGATTCAAGATTAAATCCTATAAGATTTGCCATTCGAAGGTTGCGTTCTTTCTCATTTTCAAGTTCCAAGTGTGATGCACCACGTGTTTGATTGTAAGGGGAAACTGACAGTGCAGCCAAAACAACTGATGACGCTATCAACTGCAAGTCCTTCTGACTTAAGTTTTTATTAAAGCTTTTTTGAAGTGAAAATAGCTTGAACCATGCATAAGCATGATAAAGATGGCTGCCTGAAATCCAGAATATTTCAGTTAACTTGGCATAATAAACCACCATCAAGGAAGCCTTGGGAGTTTTCTTGACAATGGACATCAATCCATGAATATCTTCAACAGAACGAAAAGCTTCCTGTAAGGACCAACATAACAAGCAACAATAGGAAGCTGGTAAGATCTATCCATTACATGTTAGCAAACTCATCCATTAAGCACAAAAAGGTGGATATGGCAAGAAGCATACCTGCCAGAGTCCAAGTTCAGTAGCAATCTTTAGCTGCTCAAATCTTGTATCAAGATACAGTTGCAAACTTTCAGGTGCTGAAAGATCAGGTCTGTCCCTCTGGTCTTTATATTTATTTAGATTTGCTAAATGATTCCTTATAATCTCACACAACCTTCGGAACTCTGTTGTCCGTTTATACTGCTTGCAGAACTGGAATGCCCGATGTGCTGTCATCTACAGGATAGTTTTTAAAAACAGAAAGCTTTGTTATTccaaatttttacatataatcatGGAAACAAGACATTATCAAGTACAAACACAAAACAAGAGACATTAATGCCGTTATGTTTCAACTGTAAGGATGTGCAGGTGAAATCACCTACAACAGaccaaaaacaatttttttggacAAACTATATCCTATGTTCCTGAAAACTTACCTTTCAAGCTAAAAGATTGTTaactccccccccccccaaaaaaaaaaagaaagaaaaagaagtatTGATTCCAAATGctaaattaattatcatttttccaagaccaaaatcttttttttttccagtAAACTCGTTAATTCTTTGTAATTCACCAAATAACAACTGTAAGTCCCTATGTTACTCAAAACTTATCCTTTAAACTTAAAGATTGTAATACAAAGAATACTTCAATTCTAAATACCAAATCAATTAACAGTTCCACTCATCTTTCAATGAAAGACTACGAACACAAAAATAGTATGCAAGAACCCAGAGTCCCTTCTATGATAATGCTAAAAACAGGTTTGTCAATTTTTATGTAGtagtaaaaaattgaaaatttacagATATTGTTGCAACAAATGATGAACATTTATGGGAAGTCATTAAGACAGGAAATACCGCATAGAGTGCCTCTAACTTGGAATTGTTCCGCAATATTTCAAGCACTGTTCTATAGGTCTCCCAGAGAAACTTGAACCAAGGAGTAACAAGCTCACGATCAGAcctctcctttcctttctctccaCTGACATAGCTTAGCATTAGATCTTCAGGCCTTTTATCAGCTTCAAGGTCATCAACATCAAGAGCTTCTTCTAAGGCTTCTGCCTGGCTTCGAGCCTGCTCAGCTTTCTGGGTAGAAAGATGCATGAAGTGCTTGATCACCTCCTCCAGAGAACTAACATTTACTTGTTGACATACGATACGATATTGAATCAGACCATCCTTGGCAAAACGACCTTTCCGCATGTCAACACACAGCTCTACATATTTAAACATGATCTTTTCAAGCGGCTTCTGCCAAGCTCTGTATCTCTTTGAAGTTATTAGATTGTGAAGAGCCTGCAAAGCATCTTGCTTCTGCCCAACATTAATCAACTCTGCATCAACCACATCACAAAGTCAATACATTACAAACACATTATACCATAAAAGTATAATTAAATATCACAACCCAacataaacttttaaaaaactAGGGCAATGATTGCAAGACCCAGATTCACATTAACAGCAGATAACCGTTTTGATACTAAACAATGGGTAGCAtatattaaccaaaaaaaaaaaacaatttgaataAACAACGAACAAACTAATAAAGGAAACATTTGTAGCTAACCTTCAGCTCTCTTCAAGGCATTCTCTGGTTTCGCAAAATTCGCCATGCTTTGAATCAAATTCTTAAAACCGCCCTTGTTCACCTAAAACAAACAACGCCGCTTTCTatcaatcaaataatttaaagaataattaatcttaaaaaaaaaaccttcatcTTCAATCTAGGAAGGAAGCCAAATACAAGTTcccaatcaaaataataaaataaaataaaataaaactacgatccgaaattgtattaaaattcctaaaatatatccactaaattcacacaaaatctaaaatacaaataaaaaaattaagtcgGTCACATAGCCCGATCTGATATAAAAATAACTATgaaattttcccaaaaaaataaatatgagatTGAATATTGGAGACTCACCTGAAAAGGAGGGTTAAGAGCGGCCGCGATGAATGATAActgaagtagaagaagaagaagaaagaaagagggTTTGTCTGAGGCTTCTGCttgaaaagaaagataaaaaaataaataaacattttgaTTCCTAAACCCAATAGGATTCTATCTTCAAATAAATTCGGCCCAAATAAATTCGACCCTGTATACTTTAGGATAAACTACAAGTTTAGTCACTTCCATTTGTCTaaaattatgttttagtcaccagacttttaaattttactatatGGTTACAAACATTATCAATTTTATATTGTGGTTAGTGAGTTGCTAACTTCTGTGTGACGGAAAAGTGACGTGGCTTgttaatatcatcatttcatgTGAAATTTTTTAAGTCAAATTGTACAacaagtccttgtactttttattttttagcaaattacttttttttgtttaaatatatatttcgACTCTGAATGTGACACATTATCCCAAGTTGGTACTTATGATTTGGGCATGTTTCCTTTGTCCACAGCAAATCCCAAGATTTTTCATAgcaaaaaatattaaacttttttttcaatgttggattaatttttgttattgatgatgaatgtgaaagGTGGAGATAAAAATCGAGATGTACCGATAGAGTTTTAGTTTAGTTAGCATTGCTATTTTTGTCAATACAAAAGAATATAAGTTCGAATAAGTTGATGCACATTATTCTGAGGAAGAGGTATAAGTAACCtcatataaaatgaaaaaaaaaaagttgagatggataataaaaaaaattcagatctGCACAACTTTTTTTCAtaggtttattaaaaataaataaaaatattttttttttcaaatacgtgatagtgtgatactggttagtttaattttttttctaaatttattcttaaatattttctttttctcaacaATTTTCTTATTCATCTTTTTTATGCTTAATTTATGTCATCAAACTATTTATATTTCCGTAATTAATATACGTTTTCAAGTAATCTTAAAAATTgtcgtgttttttttttaatatttaaaaaattgaaggaTGATGTTTATGTTGCTGGAGATTATCAAATCCCAGCTCGTCTAAAATTTGCTCTTTGTTCTAaaatatgggttttccatatttcattaatatatttataaatttcatttgGTAATCctggattataaaaatcttttatttctggaatttgttgttgtttcaacaaattttctccTCCTTTTATAACTTCAGAATAACTGGCTTGATATGCTGAATTCGAATCTTGAGACCAAGGAGATTGAATTATTCTTTTTGAGACCATCAGCCGATaaatttaaacctaaaaattctatttctgttttttctaattctattttcttaggGCTCAAAATAATTCCATGTTTTATGAATTCTTGGgagataatatttaaatgttttctatgCTTTTCcagtgtttttgaaaatattaatatatcgtctatataaactacacaaaattttttatatttattaaatatagtgCTAAAAAGATGATTAAAAGTCTTGaagaacaagatttagaaatTTGTTAAGAAGAGGAAATAAATCCTGAAGAAATATTATATGAGTTAATATCAGAAACAGATTCTGATTTAGAtgaagaagaatatatatttatgtttaatataggaagtagttctaaaaatcaattagaaaaaattcctaagtctgaacaacaagacataaaattaggaaatttgattggagaagaa contains:
- the LOC107894061 gene encoding LOW QUALITY PROTEIN: eukaryotic translation initiation factor 3 subunit A-like (The sequence of the model RefSeq protein was modified relative to this genomic sequence to represent the inferred CDS: inserted 1 base in 1 codon), translated to MANFAKPENALKRAEELINVGQKQDALQALHNLITSKRYRAWQKPLEKIMFKYVELCVDMRKGRFAKDGLIQYRIVCQQVNVSSLEEVIKHFMHLSTQKAEQARSQAEALEEALDVDDLEADKRPEDLMLSYVSGEKGKERSDRELVTPWFKFLWETYRTVLEILRNNSKLEALYAMTAHRAFQFCKQYKRTTEFRRLCEIIRNHLANLNKYKDQRDRPDLSAPESLQLYLDTRFEQLKIATELGLWQEAFRSVEDIHGLMSIVKKTPKASLMVVYYAKLTEIFWISGSHLYHAYAWFKLFSLQKSFNKNLSQKDLQLIASSVVLAALSVSPYNQTRGASHLELENEKERNLRMANLIGFNLESKLENREVLSRSAVLAELVSKGVLSCATQEVKDLYHLLENDFXPLDVASKIHPLLMKISKLGGKLTSASSVAEVQLSQYVPSLERLATLRLLKQVSQLYQTMKIESLSQMIPFFEFSMVEKISVDAVKHNFIAMKVDHMKGAVLFGNMGLESDKLQDHLAVLAESLNKARAMIYPTPKKASKLGEVLPGLGEIVDKEHKRLLARKSIIEKIKEEQERQLLEMEREEESKRQNLLKKTEEAEKKRLAAMFEQQRAERIRKEIEERELEEAQALLQETEKHLKRGKKKPILDGEKLTKQTLIERALSEQLKERQEQEKRLQKVAKTMDHLERAKREEAAPLIEAAFQRRLVEEKVLHEREQQLEVELSRQRHDGDLKEKNRLARMLENKMIFQESVISRRQAEFDQRRVEREERIKQIIQARKQERDIKRKKIFYVRSEEERIKKMRKEEEACKREEAERRRKEEAEHKAKMDEIAEKQRQRERELEEKERLRREALLGRAPEGISRPSELPAGSRTTEPVVATPAAAAAAPTTGKYVPKFRLRPESSGPAPPSEPDRWGKPAPLEPDRRAAGSRALHRI